The Salminus brasiliensis chromosome 3, fSalBra1.hap2, whole genome shotgun sequence genome contains a region encoding:
- the pip4p2 gene encoding type 2 phosphatidylinositol 4,5-bisphosphate 4-phosphatase → MASDGTDERSPLLPGQNSGNVTPTAPPYLQEGGSSPRAELPPPYTAIASPDAGGVPVINCRVCQSLINLDGKLHQHVVKCTVCNEATPIKNPPTGKKYVRCPCNCLLICKDTSRRIGCPRPNCRRIINLSPVMVIPEEQPAQPALPVQPEGMRVVCGHCGNTFLWMELRFNTLAKCPHCKKISSVGSALPRRRCCAYITVGMICIFIGIGLTVGTQDFASRYHATYVSWAFAYLLGLICLVRACYWGAIKVSYPENTFA, encoded by the exons ATGGCCTCCGACGGTACGGACGAGCGCTCGCCGCTACTGCCTGGACAGAACTCGGGCAATGTCACGCCCACAGCGCCGCCGTACCTGCAGGAGGGCGGCAGCAGCCCGAGAG CTGAGCTGCCTCCCCCCTACACAGCCATTGCCAGTCCAGATGCAGGAGGGGTTCCAGTTATCAACTGCCGTGTGTGCCAGTCTCTTATAAACTTGGATGGCAAGCTCCATCAGCACGTGGTGAAGTGCACTGTCTGCAACGAGGCCACG CCCATCAAAAACCCACCAACAGGAAAGAAGTATGTTAGATGTCCCTGCAACTGCTTGCTAATCTGTAAAGACACATCACGAAGAATAGGATGCCCTCGACCCAACTG CAGACGCATCATCAACCTGAGCCCAGTCATGGTTATCCCGGAGGAACAGCCTGCACAGCCGGCCCTTCCCGTTCAGCCCGAGGGCATGCGTGTGGTGTGTGGCCACTGCGGCAACACGTTCCTT TGGATGGAGCTCCGATTTAATACGCTGGCCAAGTGCCCGCACTGCAAAAAAAT CTCGTCTGTTGGCAGTGCCCTGCCTAGGAGGCGCTGTTGTGCCTATATAACAGTAGGAATGATCTGCATTTTCATCGGAATTGGATTAACA GTGGGCACTCAAGACTTTGCTAGCCGTTACCATGCTACCTACGTTTCCTGGGCCTTCGCATATCTGCTTGGCCTTATCTGTCTGGTACGGGCCTGCTACTGGGGAGCAATTAAAGTCAGCTATCCAGAGAACACCTTCGCATAG